From the genome of Papaver somniferum cultivar HN1 chromosome 2, ASM357369v1, whole genome shotgun sequence, one region includes:
- the LOC113346962 gene encoding myb-related protein 340-like, translated as MDQDFKGIAMSTITHDYNYNNQSDDSSIDHEDQLMDDLRRGPWTVEEDLLLVNYIANHGEGRWNSLARCAGLKRTGKSCRLRWLNYLRPDVRRGNITLEEQLLILELHSRWGNRWSKIAQHLPGRTDNEIKNYWRTRVQKHAKQLQCDVNSKQFKDTMRYLWMPRLVERIQAEAASTATTASSNGAKVATANSTNYMNQPNTTMNNGYNQEFSDDQYIFQTSNNEFSGSFNNQSFVSATPENSSTGGSSDSMGSNTQLSSDCYSFPHSNTYNITQNTHTNNYSETLFRPNSNYYYHQQQQQQGLEFQGIDQQQNNNNNMWLGGGEDVFDNIWNSDDMWFIQQQLSNDL; from the exons ATGGATCAAGATTTTAAGGGTATTGCTATGTCTACTATAACTCAtgattataattataataatcaaAGTGATGATAGCAGTATCGATCATGAAGATCAGTTAATGGATGACTTGAGAAGAGGTCCATGGACTGTTGAAGAAGATCTTTTACTTGTCAATTACATTGCTAATCATGGTGAAGGCCGTTGGAACTCCTTAGCTCGTTGTGCCG GTTTGAAAAGAACGGGTAAGAGCTGTAGACTAAGATGGTTGAATTACTTACGCCCGGATGTTCGTCGAGGAAATATTACTCTTGAGGAACAACTTCTAATTCTTGAACTTCATTCTCGCTGGGGAAATCG GTGGTCCAAAATAGCACAACACTTACCGGGCAGAACAGATAATGAAATAAAGAATTATTGGAGAACAAGAGTTCAAAAACATGCGAAACAACTTCAATGTGACGTAAATAGTAAGCAATTTAAAGACACCATGCGTTATCTTTGGATGCCAAGATTAGTCGAACGTATTCAAGCAGAGGCAGCATCCACTGCCACGACAGCTTCTTCAAACGGAGCTAAAGTTGCCACCGCCAACTCTACAAACTACATGAATCAACCCAACACCACCATGAACAACGGTTATAACCAGGAATTCAGCGATGATCAATATATATTTCAAACTAGCAATAACGAATTTTCGGGTTCTTTTAATAATCAGAGTTTCGTTTCTGCAACACCTGAGAATTCAAGTACTGGTGGTTCATCAGATTCTATGGGGAGTAATACTCAATTATCATCAGACTGTTATAGCTTTCCTCACAGCAATACTTACAATATTACCCAAAATACCCATACTAATAATTATTCAGAAACATTATTTCGTCCCAACTCTAATTATTACTAccatcaacaacagcaacaacaaggtTTGGAGTTTCAGGGTATTGATCAGCaacagaacaacaacaacaacatgtggTTAGGTGGTGGTGAGGATGTATTTGACAATATATGGAACAGTGATGATATGTGGTTTATCCAACAACAGTTATCTAATGATTTATAG